In Brassica napus cultivar Da-Ae chromosome C2, Da-Ae, whole genome shotgun sequence, the sequence tcacatctTGGTTTAACCTCGGGGTCAACACATCGTCAGCTCGGTAATAGTTAAAGTCAATGACCACAGAGTCCTCTCCCTGGCCGAGATAAGCCTTTGAGCCCTTGATGAAACGTATGAGGATACCATTGTAGATGTCGATGCCGCACAGTCTTTCTGGTTTCATGTCTCGTAGCTTCTTCACGTCGAGGATAAAGTCTCTAAACCGAGGTAATGGGAATATAGCAGTTGTCTCGTAGAAGAACAGACCATTGTATCTCGGATCCCAAGAGCATGAGACATCAATTCTAAGGGAGGATGAGTAAAGACAAGACCCTGATGTCTGAATCTTTCCTTGGTTACCGATAACCGGATACCCGGTAAAGAGTAAACCATTGTTCTTTAAACCGTTCCCAGTTAATTTCTTGTAAGCCAACGTAGTATCAGCCGTCGTACACTTCCCACTCTCGCTTTTACTAGCTTCAAGTGACTTCTCTgcaacattttaaaattttagaagccctttttcaaaaaaaaaaaccatctaAACCGGAATAAACCGGATATGGTAATGATGTCtacagaaagaaaaaatgaaactaaCCTAATGCTCGAACCCCTTTAGAGATCAAGATAGGGTTGGACTGAAAACCAATGAAATCGTTGACTCCGTTGCCGGAGACGTTGACCGGTGAACGTACATCGTAACGGTAAACCGCGGTTTTTCTAGAAGGATACCAAGTTATGTCTCCGAACTCGAATTTCTTGCCATGATCCATGAAAATGTCTTCAAGAGCTACGTCAGATGTGAAGTTATACGTGATACTTCTCTTGAATGCTTTCTCTATCGAAAGCTTCACCTACATAATGATATTCAAACCTAATAAATGATTTGTATAAACACAAAGAATAGTTAACGGTTTTAACTTATACTTGCTCAACTTTTTTAATAGATGAAGTTTTagcaataaatttttttttctaaaacaaagcTGTATTGTCTTATCAGCATTCCGAACCCCGAAAACCAACTCGATGAAATATAATCAACATAAACTATGACAAAAAAACCGAGTCCAAACACCACTTGCAAATTTATTACCATTACGTTCTGAATTGTGCAAGCTATGGAGTCAATATAACCCAtaacaaattaataaaacatttagttttgcgtattttcttaataaaaaatattattaatcatctatttaatcaaaattcaacaaataaaaaataaactgtGTAATATGAAGAATTATTtagtataaaaattaatatttcacGTTAAAAACGTTATATAATTTGAAAcccattttttattaaaaaaacgtaTCTATTTAATAACGTTGGGAGTAATACCTTTGAGATTACTCCTAAAACACCCAATGACActttaacggcgttaagaagcTTATCGTCTCTTCCTTCTTCAAGTCTAATAACTTTAGCGTAACGTTCAGATGAATTCGCTGGAACCACAAGGCTGATCCCGACAACATGATCGTGAACCGAACCGCCTCGTCCCGACCACGAGCTTCCGTGGGATCCAGTACTAATAAGCCCACCAATACTCACTCCTTCCCAATACGGTGACGTTCCAATGCTAAACCCAGCTGCTTCCACTTTATCGATCAGCTCTCTCAACGAAACTCCCGAGTCAGCCGTAACCGTTAACCGGTCCGGTTCGATTTCGATGACCGAGTTGTATTTTGACGTGCTGATTAGCCTTGCGTCTGAACCGGAAGGGCAAGCGAGTTTCGGTATGGTGTGAGAGAACTTGGTAACGGTTTTGACCTTGAGATTGTGCTCAGATGCATAAGCCACGGCTTTACAAAGCTCCTCCTCCGTCGTCGGGTATGTGATGTTAGCCGCCTTGCAGGTTTTCCGGTCAGGCCACGTGCCGTAGGCGCTCGAGACGGTGCAGCCGGTTTGGTCGCATCGTACCGGTGGTTGTGGTGGCacgtgatatcttgcatatttacattgttttatccattcacccatgtgcattttgatcatatagactaagatttagccatgtttaggttgcacattttgcatacatgagtctttatcaggtattggagtaccacatggagttcttggaggcatttgggtgcatttggagctcaaaagaagtgtttaaagcgatcattggacgagcagagcaggggagcgaggttccgcagcgacgtcatgaggtcgctccaaagcacctctcagagcgacctagctggagcgaccccgtgaagtcgctcgccatactCACCCCGTgaagcgacttgcccagagcgacctcccggagtgacatcacgaagtcgctgtgtcccacttctcagagcgaccttcctaaagcgacgccatgaagtcgctcgcgttctcgttACTCCGAACAGTTtta encodes:
- the LOC106383023 gene encoding L-gulonolactone oxidase 3-like — encoded protein: MIKMHMGEWIKQCKYARYHVPPQPPVRCDQTGCTVSSAYGTWPDRKTCKAANITYPTTEEELCKAVAYASEHNLKVKTVTKFSHTIPKLACPSGSDARLISTSKYNSVIEIEPDRLTVTADSGVSLRELIDKVEAAGFSIGTSPYWEGVSIGGLISTGSHGSSWSGRGGSVHDHVVGISLVVPANSSERYAKVIRLEEGRDDKLLNAVKVSLGVLGVISKVKLSIEKAFKRSITYNFTSDVALEDIFMDHGKKFEFGDITWYPSRKTAVYRYDVRSPVNVSGNGVNDFIGFQSNPILISKGVRALEKSLEASKSESGKCTTADTTLAYKKLTGNGLKNNGLLFTGYPVIGNQGKIQTSGSCLYSSSLRIDVSCSWDPRYNGLFFYETTAIFPLPRFRDFILDVKKLRDMKPERLCGIDIYNGILIRFIKGSKAYLGQGEDSVVIDFNYYRADDVLTPRLNQDVMEEMEQMAFSKYGAKPHWGKNRKVGFFGVKQKYGPNFDKFLEVKNKLDPKMMFSSEWSDEILFGREGLKYDGCALEGNCVCSEDRHCSPSNGYFCRQGLVYTQARVCRFSSAKVSMA